In one Flavobacteriales bacterium genomic region, the following are encoded:
- the rpmD gene encoding 50S ribosomal protein L30, with protein MSKIIITQTSSQIKCPKRQKATLKALGLGRIGKSTVLEGTPQVLGMVRKVEHLVNVKQA; from the coding sequence ATGAGCAAGATCATCATCACCCAGACCAGCAGCCAGATCAAGTGCCCGAAGCGCCAGAAGGCGACCCTGAAGGCCTTGGGCCTGGGCCGCATCGGCAAGAGCACCGTGCTCGAAGGCACCCCCCAGGTGCTGGGCATGGTGCGCAAGGTGGAGCACCTGGTGAACGTGAAGCAGGCCTGA
- the rpsE gene encoding 30S ribosomal protein S5 — protein sequence MSDTNVKKVKSSDLELKDKLVALNRVTKVTKGGRTFTFAAIVVVGNENGVVGHGLGKAKEVQEAIAKGIDDAKKNLVKVPVLKGTIPHPQEGKFAGAQVFLKPAAHGTGVIAGGAMRAVLESVGVTDVLAKSKGSSNPHNVVKATIEALTSMRDANMVSRQRGVKLERVFNG from the coding sequence ATGTCCGATACGAACGTCAAGAAGGTCAAGAGCAGCGATCTGGAGCTGAAGGATAAGCTCGTCGCCCTCAACCGTGTTACCAAGGTGACCAAGGGCGGCCGCACCTTCACCTTCGCCGCCATCGTGGTGGTGGGCAATGAGAACGGTGTGGTGGGCCATGGCCTGGGCAAGGCCAAGGAGGTGCAGGAGGCCATCGCCAAGGGCATCGACGACGCCAAGAAGAACCTGGTGAAGGTGCCGGTGCTGAAGGGCACCATCCCGCACCCGCAGGAGGGCAAGTTCGCCGGGGCCCAGGTGTTCCTGAAGCCTGCCGCGCACGGCACGGGCGTGATCGCCGGCGGCGCCATGCGCGCCGTGCTCGAGAGCGTCGGGGTCACCGACGTGCTCGCCAAGAGCAAGGGCAGCAGCAACCCGCACAACGTGGTGAAGGCGACCATCGAGGCCCTTACGAGCATGCGCGACGCCAACATGGTGTCCCGCCAGCGCGGCGTGAAACTGGAGCGCGTATTCAACGGATAA